The region CCGAGTGACGTTGGCGCCAACGACGACCAAATTTTCGCCTGAATGCAGATCCCGTCGTCTGGCAGTCAGTGGCGCGATTTTTGCAAAAAGCCGCGACCAACTTCGCTCGCCCAAATAAACTGGATCCGTTGCGATGTCGTGTCGTATCGACCACCGCTTTTCGCAGCACTCCCTGGGCATTCACGTCGTTTGCATTGGGCACGACAAGATGGCAGCCCGTGGCGTCCACGAGCGAAGCGACCGAGCTGGATAGTAGACTTCTCTGTCGCATCCGGATGGAAAGATGACCGGCCGTGACGGACGGAGGATCAATTGTCACATTAGCCCGACCAAGATGTCGTAGATCGCGTGCGTGCCAGCCACAATGCCAAAACCGCGGTAGATGAAGAGCACGGAGAAAAACAGCCCAGCGACCGTGCGGAACACGAACGGATACCATTCGAACAATTCACCTTGCGCGCCAAGGTGATGTGCGCCGGAAAAGAGCAAACTGCTCAGTATGGCGCCACCAGCGAGCGACCAGCCAAGCGGCATTCCGCACCAGCGAAGCACGCTGGCAATGCTGGGCAGCAGAAGTAGGCGAAACAACAACTCTTCGTAGATGCCTGCGCCCATGAAGCTGACGAACCGCTGGAATAGGCCCTCGACCGACTCACCAATCGTGGCGTGAACGGCCCAAGAATTGTCGGCGGGCATGAACATCGACAATAGCGTTCCTTGCACACGAGCAATTACGACCAGCACCAGTGCCAACAACAAACATTCAGCCCATTTGGCATATAAAATGCTAGGTGAAACTCGCCACGGGTCGCGAGCTGTGTAGTGACAGGCCAGCAGCATGCCGAGTGTCAGTAAGGGCAGCAGAAAGTATTGGCTGAATCCGATGCCATCGAGCCATTGCCGAAGCCAGACGTCGGCTCCATTCCGCATCGCTTGCGGCCCGAGCCAGAGGATGCCAAACTCGTAGATCGCCAGCAAAGGCGTTACAAACGCCAAACTGGCCAACGGCCGGCGCGATTGTTGCCAATAATCGCCGCGGAAGGGAACTGCTGCAATGAAATTTCCCGAAACTGCCGCCTGCATCGCCATGCCTGACGAGGTATCCCTGCGACGTCCGAAGCGCCTCGCCAAGGCGCCGGCTGCTGCCGGAACCGGCCAACCGTGGCCGCTGGTTTGGACCTGGGCGATTTCCAGAAAGGTGCGCCAGACTCGTCGCGGGAAGACGAACCCTCGATGATTAATTTCGGATCACCCCGTGCCAGGCTTGAACGGTAGTGAACAGGGCGCTACGGTAAGAAAGTTCGTTGCAGATAGACGGCCAATGCAGGGATGAATCCATGAAAATGAACCGGTGATCATTCCGTCGCAGCGTGCTTGCTGCGGTGAAGGATTCATTCAGCGGCCTGCTTGGTCGCCAGCGCCAGTGAAACCATCGATGCGCATCGTCACCCCTTCACCCGCTCGCCTGTTTGCGGTTCCAATCCGACTTCGCGCCTGCCTACCGCTTGTCCTATAATTGGCAGCTTCGATCAAGCTGTACTCATTCTCGGGCTACCCAATGGCGAAAAAATCCGACGTTCCCCGCAAAAGCCGCATTCTGATCGCCGACGACAACGCCGCCAACGTCGAGTTGCTGGAAGCGATGTTGGCCGAACTCGATTGCGATCTAGCCGTGGCCGTCGATGGCCGCGATACGCTCGAAAAAGTCGCATCGTTTCGGCCCGACCTGATCTTGCTCGACGTCATGATGCCCAAACTCAGCGGTTTTGAGGTCTGTCGCAAAGTCAAGCAGAACGCAGACAGTCGGAATATCATGGTGCTGATGG is a window of Pirellulales bacterium DNA encoding:
- a CDS encoding CPBP family intramembrane metalloprotease, translated to MQAAVSGNFIAAVPFRGDYWQQSRRPLASLAFVTPLLAIYEFGILWLGPQAMRNGADVWLRQWLDGIGFSQYFLLPLLTLGMLLACHYTARDPWRVSPSILYAKWAECLLLALVLVVIARVQGTLLSMFMPADNSWAVHATIGESVEGLFQRFVSFMGAGIYEELLFRLLLLPSIASVLRWCGMPLGWSLAGGAILSSLLFSGAHHLGAQGELFEWYPFVFRTVAGLFFSVLFIYRGFGIVAGTHAIYDILVGLM
- a CDS encoding response regulator, encoding MAKKSDVPRKSRILIADDNAANVELLEAMLAELDCDLAVAVDGRDTLEKVASFRPDLILLDVMMPKLSGFEVCRKVKQNADSRNIMVLMVTALNELGDIERAVNAGTDDFLSKPVNKIELLKRVENMLRICHMTDEVERLRRYIEDMEDGAGPK